A portion of the Shewanella sp. SNU WT4 genome contains these proteins:
- a CDS encoding LysE family translocator, giving the protein MDISAVISLLAICLLGAMSPGPSLAMVVRHTLGSGRRHGIICAWSHALGIGIYALVTLLGLATVLAASPQVFKAITLLGALYLAYLGVQALRSQGQGPGLWQGGQAISYRQAAQDGIAISLFNPKILLFFTALFSQFVMLADNMSGQALIVLMPMVIDGLWYTLIAFAFSHPKVLDKLKAKAHIIDKLSGVVLLLLAARVIYSL; this is encoded by the coding sequence ATGGATATTTCTGCCGTTATCAGTTTATTAGCCATTTGTTTACTCGGCGCCATGTCTCCAGGCCCAAGTTTAGCTATGGTGGTGCGCCACACATTAGGCAGTGGCCGTCGGCATGGGATTATTTGTGCGTGGTCACATGCGCTCGGCATTGGCATCTATGCGTTAGTGACATTGCTGGGATTAGCGACTGTGTTAGCGGCCTCGCCTCAAGTTTTTAAAGCCATTACTCTGTTAGGCGCCTTGTATCTGGCCTATTTAGGGGTGCAAGCCCTGCGATCTCAAGGTCAAGGGCCGGGCTTGTGGCAAGGGGGACAAGCTATTAGTTATCGACAAGCCGCGCAAGATGGCATAGCGATTTCACTATTTAACCCTAAGATTTTATTATTCTTTACCGCGCTTTTTAGTCAGTTTGTGATGTTAGCAGACAACATGAGTGGCCAAGCCCTCATAGTGCTAATGCCTATGGTGATTGATGGTTTGTGGTACACCTTAATCGCGTTCGCGTTTTCTCACCCTAAGGTGTTGGATAAACTCAAAGCTAAGGCGCATATCATAGATAAGTTAAGTGGCGTGGTATTGCTGTTGTTAGCGGCGAGAGTGATTTACAGCCTCTAA
- the cysD gene encoding sulfate adenylyltransferase subunit CysD, with protein MVPEQLSHLAQLEAESIHIIREVAAEFANPVMMYSIGKDSSVMLHLARKAFYPGKVPFPLLHVDTGWKFKEMIAFREQQVAKFGLNLLVHTNPDGLAQGINPFDHGSAKHTDIMKTQALKQALDHHKFDAAFGGARRDEEKSRAKERVYSFRDKQHRWDPKNQRPELWNTYNAAIDPGESIRVFPLSNWTELDIWQYIKQENIEIVPLYFAKPRPVVERQGQLIMVDDERMPLLASDEVRHLTVRFRTLGCYPLTAAMESQAITLDDIIEEMLLARSSEREGRLIDSDQSGSMELKKRQGYF; from the coding sequence ATGGTCCCAGAACAACTCAGTCATCTCGCGCAATTAGAAGCTGAAAGCATTCATATTATTCGCGAAGTTGCTGCCGAATTTGCCAATCCAGTCATGATGTACTCCATTGGTAAGGACTCATCTGTGATGCTGCATCTGGCGCGTAAGGCGTTTTATCCCGGCAAGGTGCCATTTCCTTTGCTGCATGTAGATACCGGCTGGAAATTTAAAGAGATGATCGCCTTTCGCGAGCAGCAAGTGGCTAAGTTTGGCTTGAATTTATTGGTGCACACTAATCCTGATGGCTTAGCTCAAGGCATTAATCCCTTTGATCATGGCAGCGCTAAGCATACCGACATAATGAAGACCCAAGCGCTTAAACAAGCCTTAGATCATCATAAGTTTGATGCCGCGTTTGGCGGCGCGCGCCGTGATGAAGAGAAATCCCGCGCCAAAGAGCGAGTCTATTCGTTTCGCGATAAGCAGCACAGATGGGACCCTAAAAATCAGCGCCCTGAATTATGGAATACCTATAACGCCGCCATTGACCCTGGCGAAAGTATTCGCGTGTTCCCGTTATCTAACTGGACTGAGCTGGATATTTGGCAATACATCAAACAAGAAAACATTGAAATCGTGCCGTTATATTTTGCCAAACCACGACCTGTGGTGGAGCGCCAAGGCCAGCTCATTATGGTGGATGACGAGCGCATGCCGTTATTAGCCAGCGATGAAGTGCGCCATTTAACGGTCAGGTTTCGCACTTTAGGTTGTTATCCATTAACGGCCGCCATGGAATCACAAGCCATTACTTTAGATGACATTATTGAAGAAATGCTGCTGGCACGCTCAAGTGAGCGCGAAGGTCGACTGATAGATAGCGATCAAAGTGGCTCAATGGAACTTAAAAAACGTCAGGGTTATTTCTAA
- the cysC gene encoding adenylyl-sulfate kinase, whose translation MKSAVSAPVAEVIQGQDIVWHQHLVTGFERAAQKQQQPVILWFTGLSGAGKSTLAGALEQALFAAGHHTYLLDGDNVRHGLCKDLGFSEADRDENLRRVGEVAKLMLDAGLVVLSAFISPTRSERDAIRASVPAGQFIEIHVATPLTVCEARDPKGLYVSARKGEIANFTGISAPYEAPLAAELTIDTSKGELDRQVDTLMTYLTALEIIKAKDVNAKDINA comes from the coding sequence ATGAAATCAGCAGTATCAGCGCCAGTTGCCGAGGTTATTCAAGGGCAAGATATAGTGTGGCATCAGCATCTGGTCACTGGGTTTGAGCGGGCCGCGCAAAAGCAGCAGCAACCTGTGATCTTATGGTTTACTGGGCTTTCTGGCGCGGGTAAATCCACCTTAGCTGGCGCCTTAGAGCAAGCCTTATTTGCCGCTGGGCATCACACGTATCTGCTCGATGGCGATAATGTCCGCCATGGTTTATGCAAGGATTTAGGCTTTAGCGAAGCTGATAGGGATGAGAATTTACGCCGCGTTGGGGAAGTTGCCAAGTTAATGCTAGATGCGGGCTTAGTGGTGTTATCGGCCTTTATATCGCCCACTCGCAGTGAGCGCGATGCCATTCGCGCCAGCGTGCCCGCGGGGCAATTTATTGAAATTCATGTGGCTACGCCACTGACCGTTTGTGAAGCGCGCGATCCTAAAGGCTTATATGTCAGTGCGCGTAAGGGCGAGATTGCTAATTTCACTGGTATTTCCGCCCCCTACGAAGCGCCATTAGCCGCTGAACTCACCATAGACACCAGTAAAGGTGAGCTTGATAGGCAAGTTGATACCTTAATGACCTATCTCACCGCGCTGGAAATTATTAAAGCCAAAGATGTTAACGCCAAAGATATTAATGCTTGA
- a CDS encoding S41 family peptidase yields the protein MPTPVRNGANTQRYPLAAAQFTAKGQGKAMNTGYRTIYIILLASLALCVGRLASLHWPAATPPATLSQQEITEELIELEGLLQSHGAFLSLASSDWSIEWRHWQEQMFKLSEYGMAINEYQLRLSQRLSLLNDPNLHVSASHSYVAAQQDYDYQIEYFNDHFIAKNNRGRLLDKTASIVSFIDGMPLSRWINVIRTLLPRSQWQDQTKIAALLSQAHQLRPLLGINPEQDLRITLTNNRGQISYRHLPIKARSTAVGSELWRQYHHLKLSLLPLLQRPWFNQAHASDTLTLIPSKQITPKPIQINIEPAKSAEDKQELALVPNVIITEVINQALVLPQAIPVTESDDSPSPGQALDGEHWWLAVDDLAAMEDSQLQAQLQQALQYYPTVIIDIRKAHGRSQALLHLLNQRFGPEKRTLLGATQYTLGHYRSAQTLQLWGFSHETTKQQIKAQRLSTQLQRFLPARSSMPSEPARVLPARVLLVTGPECIQECEWLAIAARHWPRVDVIGQATQGRTGLTKSFYLPHSKLSLHLSTSLEFDANQQLISAHGISSAKTWEHMAMSHPASLLSKLPLSANKS from the coding sequence ATGCCCACTCCAGTTCGGAATGGGGCAAACACTCAACGATATCCTTTAGCTGCCGCGCAATTTACGGCAAAAGGTCAAGGAAAGGCGATGAATACGGGTTATCGAACTATCTATATTATCTTGCTTGCAAGTCTTGCCCTGTGCGTAGGGCGCTTAGCAAGCCTGCATTGGCCAGCAGCAACGCCGCCAGCAACCTTATCCCAGCAGGAAATTACTGAGGAACTGATTGAACTAGAGGGCTTGCTACAAAGTCACGGTGCGTTTTTAAGCTTAGCCTCAAGCGATTGGTCGATTGAATGGCGCCACTGGCAGGAGCAAATGTTCAAGCTCAGTGAATACGGCATGGCTATCAACGAGTATCAATTACGGTTAAGCCAGCGCTTAAGCCTACTTAACGATCCTAATTTGCATGTCAGTGCCAGTCACTCTTATGTGGCGGCGCAGCAAGACTATGATTATCAAATTGAATACTTTAATGATCATTTTATTGCTAAAAACAATCGCGGCCGCTTACTGGATAAAACCGCCAGCATAGTCAGTTTTATTGACGGTATGCCACTTTCGCGCTGGATAAATGTCATTCGCACCTTGTTACCCAGATCTCAGTGGCAAGATCAAACTAAGATAGCCGCGCTACTTAGCCAGGCCCATCAACTTAGGCCATTGCTGGGCATAAATCCTGAGCAAGATTTACGTATTACCCTCACCAATAACCGCGGCCAAATTAGCTATCGCCACTTACCTATAAAGGCGCGCAGTACCGCGGTGGGATCTGAGCTATGGCGTCAATATCATCATCTTAAGCTGTCATTGCTGCCGCTATTGCAACGGCCGTGGTTTAATCAAGCCCATGCCAGTGACACTCTTACCTTAATCCCTTCAAAACAAATTACACCTAAGCCAATTCAAATCAATATTGAACCAGCAAAGAGTGCGGAGGATAAACAAGAGTTAGCCTTAGTGCCAAACGTGATAATTACTGAGGTCATCAATCAAGCGCTTGTTTTACCGCAAGCCATACCTGTAACCGAAAGTGATGATAGCCCCTCACCCGGGCAAGCCTTAGATGGTGAACATTGGTGGCTAGCCGTTGATGACTTAGCGGCCATGGAAGACAGTCAACTGCAAGCTCAGCTGCAGCAAGCCTTACAGTATTACCCAACCGTGATTATCGATATCCGTAAAGCCCATGGCCGCAGCCAAGCGTTACTGCATTTACTCAATCAAAGATTTGGACCCGAGAAGCGTACTCTGCTCGGCGCGACTCAATATACTTTGGGGCATTATCGCAGCGCGCAAACACTGCAACTGTGGGGCTTCTCCCATGAGACTACTAAACAGCAGATTAAGGCGCAGCGCTTAAGCACTCAATTGCAGCGCTTTTTGCCTGCCCGCTCTTCTATGCCGTCAGAGCCTGCGCGAGTGTTACCTGCACGCGTGTTGTTAGTGACTGGACCTGAATGTATTCAAGAGTGTGAGTGGCTTGCGATTGCTGCGCGCCATTGGCCGCGGGTAGATGTGATTGGTCAAGCAACCCAAGGCCGCACAGGGTTAACTAAAAGCTTTTATTTGCCGCACTCCAAACTGAGCTTACATCTAAGTACTAGCCTTGAGTTTGATGCTAATCAGCAGCTAATTTCCGCCCACGGCATCAGTTCAGCCAAAACTTGGGAGCACATGGCAATGAGTCACCCTGCGAGCTTATTGAGTAAACTGCCGCTTAGCGCCAATAAAAGCTGA
- the cysN gene encoding sulfate adenylyltransferase subunit CysN, with translation MKNTAQSVSQYLAQQQHKSLLRLLTCGSVDDGKSTLIGRLLYDSAQIYEDHLASLKTDSAKVGTTGDALDLALLVDGLQAEREQGITIDVAYRYFSTDKRKFIIADTPGHEQYTRNMATGASTCELAIVLVDARHGVQRQTRRHALIASLLGIKHLVVAINKMDLVAYSQSRYQQIVDDVASFAAELGELTINYVPVSALVGDNVVNGSVHMPWYQGQSLLSLLETIDTRRSLNTEPVRLAVQYVQRPNLDFRGYAGTLQSGTLAVGDEIIALPSAKRATVARIVTFDGDLPRAIAGQAITVTLNHELDISRGDMLASVDAPPQLASEVSADLVWMDEAPLVLGKLYNVKAGHKLIQATVTAIEYQLDVNSYQQLAATSLHLNGIARVNLRLSEPLAFDAYQQLRHSGSMILIDRLSNATVAAAMLVASVNQAPKAQFSDFEKQLNALIRSQYPHWQAIDIATLE, from the coding sequence ATGAAAAATACAGCCCAGTCAGTGAGTCAGTATTTAGCGCAGCAGCAACATAAAAGCTTATTGCGATTATTAACCTGTGGCAGTGTCGATGATGGTAAAAGCACCTTAATCGGCCGCTTATTGTATGACAGCGCCCAAATTTATGAAGACCATTTAGCCAGCTTAAAAACCGACAGCGCCAAGGTAGGAACTACGGGCGATGCCCTAGATTTAGCCTTGTTGGTTGATGGCCTGCAGGCCGAGCGCGAGCAAGGGATCACTATTGATGTCGCCTATCGTTATTTCTCTACCGACAAGCGCAAATTCATCATTGCTGATACCCCAGGCCATGAGCAATATACCCGCAATATGGCCACCGGCGCGTCAACCTGTGAGCTTGCCATAGTGCTGGTGGATGCGCGCCATGGCGTGCAGCGTCAAACTCGCCGCCATGCGTTAATCGCCTCCTTACTTGGGATTAAGCATCTGGTTGTTGCCATTAATAAAATGGATTTAGTGGCTTACTCGCAAAGTCGTTATCAGCAAATTGTTGATGATGTTGCCAGTTTTGCCGCTGAACTTGGCGAACTGACCATTAACTATGTTCCTGTCTCTGCCTTAGTAGGGGATAACGTAGTTAATGGCAGTGTGCATATGCCTTGGTATCAAGGCCAAAGCTTATTGAGCTTGTTAGAAACTATCGATACAAGGCGCTCGCTTAATACTGAGCCAGTGCGCTTAGCTGTGCAGTACGTGCAGCGCCCAAATCTTGATTTTCGCGGCTATGCCGGCACCTTGCAAAGCGGCACCTTAGCGGTTGGTGATGAGATAATCGCGCTGCCTTCTGCTAAACGCGCAACCGTTGCCAGAATCGTGACCTTTGATGGTGACTTACCGCGCGCCATTGCTGGGCAAGCCATTACTGTGACCTTAAACCATGAGCTAGATATTTCCCGTGGCGATATGCTGGCAAGTGTTGATGCGCCGCCGCAATTAGCCAGTGAAGTGAGCGCCGATCTGGTATGGATGGATGAAGCGCCGCTGGTGCTTGGCAAACTTTACAATGTTAAAGCTGGCCATAAATTAATTCAGGCAACAGTGACGGCGATTGAATACCAGTTAGACGTCAATAGCTATCAACAATTGGCGGCCACTAGCCTGCATTTAAACGGCATAGCTCGGGTCAATTTACGCTTAAGTGAGCCATTAGCTTTTGATGCTTATCAACAATTGCGCCACAGCGGCAGCATGATTTTAATTGATAGGCTCAGCAATGCCACAGTTGCTGCGGCCATGCTGGTGGCCAGCGTTAATCAAGCACCTAAGGCGCAATTTAGTGATTTTGAAAAGCAGCTCAATGCGCTTATTCGCAGCCAATATCCGCATTGGCAAGCCATAGATATTGCCACCTTGGAGTAA
- the cobA gene encoding uroporphyrinogen-III C-methyltransferase, with protein MAQQNDVVSLAYATATPGLVSIVGAGPGDPDLLTIKALRTLQQADTVLFDALVSDDILALIPSTTERILVGKRSGLHSATQAEINQLLITKAYTRRHVVRLKGGDPFIFGRGGEECLSLKAAGVPYQVVPGITAASGAAAYAGIPLTHREMARSVSFITGHTLNDDVSRWQEYRSAQMTLVIYMGVEKAATIAANLIAAGRDANTAAIFVANASRHNQTLHPCSLAQLAADSVRDIPMPALLIIGEVTRLASELKWFEGNAAEHSTQLAK; from the coding sequence ATGGCGCAGCAAAATGACGTAGTATCACTCGCTTATGCCACAGCGACTCCTGGGCTTGTGAGCATAGTGGGCGCAGGCCCTGGCGATCCTGACTTATTGACCATTAAGGCCTTAAGAACTTTACAGCAAGCCGATACCGTGTTGTTTGACGCCTTAGTGAGCGACGATATCCTAGCGCTCATTCCAAGTACCACTGAGCGTATCTTGGTAGGCAAGCGTTCCGGTTTGCACAGTGCGACTCAAGCGGAAATCAATCAACTCTTGATCACTAAAGCTTATACCCGTCGCCATGTTGTGCGGCTTAAAGGTGGCGACCCGTTTATTTTTGGGCGCGGCGGTGAAGAGTGCTTAAGTTTGAAAGCGGCTGGCGTGCCTTATCAAGTGGTGCCCGGCATTACGGCCGCAAGCGGCGCGGCGGCGTATGCCGGTATTCCATTAACTCATAGAGAAATGGCGCGCAGCGTTAGTTTTATTACTGGCCACACGTTAAATGATGATGTCAGTCGTTGGCAAGAATACCGCTCGGCGCAAATGACCTTAGTGATTTACATGGGGGTTGAAAAGGCGGCGACTATTGCTGCCAACCTTATCGCGGCAGGTCGTGACGCCAATACTGCCGCCATCTTTGTGGCCAATGCGAGTCGTCATAATCAAACTTTGCACCCTTGTAGCTTGGCGCAATTAGCCGCCGATAGTGTGCGAGATATTCCTATGCCAGCGCTGCTGATTATTGGTGAAGTCACTCGTTTAGCTTCTGAGCTTAAGTGGTTTGAAGGTAATGCGGCGGAACATAGCACTCAGCTAGCAAAGTGA
- a CDS encoding DUF2956 domain-containing protein — protein sequence MKTDISHESKEQANKLAKATQKPGQTKEQTKLIAQGIEKGIAEFKKQHKAQARDRDKFKKKLNKQKQVSTSVSTDDDYAPMPSQAASYLPWLLLAISWLGFGAYLMWR from the coding sequence ATGAAGACCGACATTTCTCATGAATCAAAAGAGCAAGCCAATAAGCTTGCCAAAGCGACCCAAAAGCCAGGGCAAACCAAAGAACAAACAAAGTTGATTGCTCAAGGCATAGAAAAAGGCATAGCTGAATTTAAAAAGCAGCATAAAGCCCAAGCAAGAGACAGAGATAAATTTAAGAAAAAGCTTAATAAACAAAAGCAAGTAAGCACAAGCGTTAGTACTGATGATGACTATGCACCTATGCCAAGCCAAGCGGCATCATACCTGCCTTGGTTATTATTAGCCATAAGTTGGCTAGGGTTTGGCGCTTATCTAATGTGGCGATAA
- a CDS encoding SLC13 family permease, with protein MSTWLSAANQLWISVEHFGIGLILIALVIGLIRGVSSPALLFSLAAVSCYLLGYVSLQGLLTNFANEGLVTLVLLLLVTQALEKTRILTQMSRAIGRGSLASTLCRLSISTALISSFTNNTAVVASLIGAVRHNTGHAPTKLLLPLSYAAILGGTLTLIGTSTSLIVNSFVVAAGLPPIGFFEFTQVGIVAAIAGIIVLVLGAMYLPDRQVGSAQQGWYLLEARVIANSNLVGKSVQDNHLRALKHLYLVELERGGIRICPVPPGLVLQPSDVLRFSGAVDAMAVLEQFDGLEWFGKQQARGQNLLEAVISPASALVGRSLKQAQFREHFDAAVVAIRRGAEPLKGGLGDIELMAGDMLVLAPGKTFRQHPDLNHDFLAISGLDISVRLDKKRNTTVLATFALTILLSVFEWVPLAKGLSLLLLFYVGIGAITLDEIRSRFPIGLTLVVGSALSLANLMLASGLADNLAKSLLAMSGGMGVMAAFILVYFLTLALTELMTNNAAAALAFPIAYAVAMSYGVDTRPFIFAVLFGASASFICPYGYQTHLMVQSAGNYQFKDFVRLGLPVSIVYSAAVLILVPLCFPF; from the coding sequence ATGTCCACATGGCTCAGTGCTGCTAATCAGTTATGGATATCGGTTGAGCACTTTGGCATAGGTTTGATTTTAATCGCCTTAGTCATAGGCTTGATTCGAGGGGTATCGAGTCCTGCGTTGTTATTTAGTTTAGCGGCGGTGAGTTGTTATTTATTGGGTTACGTGAGCTTGCAAGGGCTACTGACTAACTTTGCCAATGAAGGCTTAGTGACCTTAGTGCTCTTGCTGTTAGTCACCCAAGCATTAGAGAAAACTCGCATATTAACTCAAATGAGCCGCGCTATTGGCCGCGGTTCATTGGCCTCAACCTTATGCCGTTTAAGTATTTCTACGGCCCTAATTTCATCATTTACCAATAACACCGCTGTGGTGGCATCGTTAATTGGCGCAGTGCGCCATAACACAGGTCATGCGCCCACTAAGCTGTTATTGCCATTATCGTACGCGGCGATTTTAGGCGGCACTTTAACCTTAATTGGTACTTCGACCTCCTTAATAGTGAACTCTTTTGTGGTGGCGGCAGGCTTGCCACCCATAGGTTTTTTTGAGTTTACTCAGGTAGGCATAGTCGCTGCCATTGCGGGCATCATCGTCTTAGTGTTAGGCGCCATGTATTTGCCCGACAGACAAGTGGGCAGCGCGCAGCAAGGCTGGTATTTATTAGAAGCGCGGGTGATTGCAAACAGCAACTTGGTGGGTAAGAGTGTGCAAGACAATCACTTACGCGCCCTTAAGCATTTATATTTGGTGGAGCTTGAGCGCGGCGGCATACGTATTTGCCCAGTACCGCCTGGATTAGTGCTGCAACCCAGTGATGTGTTACGTTTCTCTGGCGCTGTGGATGCCATGGCAGTACTGGAGCAATTTGATGGCTTAGAGTGGTTTGGTAAGCAGCAGGCTCGCGGCCAAAATTTACTGGAAGCCGTCATATCGCCAGCATCGGCTTTAGTTGGGCGCTCGCTCAAACAGGCGCAGTTTCGTGAGCATTTTGATGCCGCAGTGGTGGCGATTCGCCGCGGCGCTGAGCCATTAAAAGGGGGGCTTGGCGATATTGAGCTCATGGCGGGTGATATGTTAGTGCTGGCACCGGGCAAAACCTTTCGCCAGCACCCTGATCTTAATCATGATTTCTTAGCCATCAGTGGCCTTGATATCAGTGTGCGTTTAGATAAAAAACGCAATACCACAGTGTTAGCGACGTTTGCCCTCACTATTTTATTAAGCGTGTTTGAGTGGGTTCCTTTAGCTAAGGGCTTAAGCCTATTGCTGTTATTTTATGTTGGTATAGGGGCTATCACCTTAGATGAAATCCGCAGCCGTTTTCCTATCGGGTTAACACTGGTGGTGGGCAGCGCCTTGAGTCTGGCCAACTTAATGTTGGCGTCGGGGCTTGCTGATAACTTAGCTAAAAGCTTGCTTGCTATGAGTGGCGGTATGGGCGTCATGGCCGCCTTTATCTTAGTGTATTTTTTAACGCTAGCGCTCACTGAACTCATGACCAATAATGCCGCGGCCGCCTTAGCTTTTCCTATCGCTTATGCGGTGGCCATGAGTTATGGCGTTGATACTCGCCCATTTATTTTTGCGGTACTGTTTGGCGCCAGTGCCAGCTTTATTTGCCCTTATGGTTATCAAACCCACTTAATGGTGCAATCGGCCGGTAATTACCAGTTTAAAGATTTTGTGCGTCTGGGGTTACCTGTCTCCATAGTGTATTCGGCCGCGGTGCTCATCTTAGTGCCTTTATGCTTTCCTTTTTAA
- a CDS encoding DUF3144 domain-containing protein, translating into MSQQSENQPAQVASLYELADQFIALANELAQQQQDVGKVGSALRFAAARFNAFEAALKSADLAAEKDNALEWFSQDFKEMLSDNLDDHIATPPVENIDPQADVEIFKG; encoded by the coding sequence ATGTCACAACAATCTGAAAATCAGCCAGCCCAAGTGGCGAGCTTGTATGAATTAGCCGATCAATTTATCGCGTTAGCCAATGAATTAGCCCAGCAGCAACAAGATGTTGGTAAAGTGGGTTCTGCGCTGAGATTTGCTGCCGCGCGCTTTAATGCCTTTGAGGCGGCGCTGAAATCTGCCGATTTAGCCGCTGAAAAAGACAATGCGCTGGAATGGTTTAGCCAAGATTTTAAAGAAATGTTGAGTGATAATCTTGATGATCATATTGCAACCCCACCAGTGGAAAACATAGATCCACAAGCGGACGTTGAGATTTTTAAAGGTTAA
- a CDS encoding thioredoxin family protein, which produces MSGLQIGLLLVLAGLLGSAGYFTYLKIRGYPLPTMVIVILLTASFCLGSVGYFVSFTEDYQAWRQLEWQRLDADKIPALVDAGYVVVVDITSDWCSICQQNKANVWHREQVTERLRRSDIILMRGDATEPDDEISAYLAAQGAHGFPFNKVYGRGKTSGIELPRELTILALEMALKRQGI; this is translated from the coding sequence ATGAGTGGGTTACAAATTGGTTTGTTGTTGGTGTTAGCCGGACTCTTAGGATCGGCTGGCTATTTTACCTACTTAAAAATCCGCGGCTATCCCTTACCGACTATGGTGATAGTGATTTTACTGACGGCCAGTTTTTGTCTGGGTAGTGTCGGTTATTTTGTGAGTTTCACTGAAGATTATCAGGCGTGGCGCCAATTAGAGTGGCAGCGACTGGATGCTGATAAAATTCCCGCCTTAGTGGATGCAGGCTACGTGGTGGTGGTGGATATCACTTCTGACTGGTGCAGTATTTGCCAGCAAAATAAAGCCAACGTCTGGCATCGCGAGCAAGTGACTGAGCGTTTGCGCCGCAGTGATATCATTTTAATGCGCGGCGATGCCACTGAACCTGATGATGAAATCTCTGCCTATTTAGCCGCGCAAGGAGCCCATGGTTTTCCTTTTAATAAAGTTTATGGCCGCGGTAAAACGTCGGGAATTGAACTGCCCCGTGAGCTCACTATCTTAGCCTTAGAAATGGCGCTTAAGCGGCAGGGGATTTAA
- a CDS encoding helix-turn-helix domain-containing protein: MDVIASKPQIAFYRKLYLAGLIASEPQNMVSLQARTGMPRRTLQDTLVACQDIGIVIEFKQQGERNNAGVYCLHDWGPIAPTWVETHWLQLEQALSDAGR; encoded by the coding sequence ATGGATGTCATCGCATCAAAACCGCAAATCGCGTTTTATCGAAAATTATATTTAGCTGGGCTCATTGCCAGTGAACCGCAAAACATGGTGAGTTTACAAGCGCGCACCGGCATGCCAAGACGCACGCTGCAAGATACCTTAGTGGCATGCCAAGATATCGGTATAGTGATTGAGTTTAAACAACAAGGTGAGCGCAATAATGCTGGCGTGTATTGCTTGCACGACTGGGGGCCGATAGCGCCGACTTGGGTTGAAACCCATTGGCTGCAATTGGAGCAAGCCCTGAGTGATGCAGGGCGTTAA